CAATACCACAGTGCAAAAAGTCTCGGTTACAAGTAAAATACCTGTAGCTGGAAATATGGAGCTAATTTCGACctactttttatactttatcTGCCACGTACAGTATGAATGCCACCTTTCCTCCCTTTTTatcttttgatattttattctgAAACTCGAATAATCtgaaactgcactttaaatgtaGCTAGTGgaattaaaaagtacaatatttccgtACTGGAGTAGAAGTATAGGCTAAAGTAACAAAATAGAAATAGGCCTACTTAAATAAAGAATAAGTAGGCTATCCTACGTTAATATTGTAGTAAGTATTTGAGTAAATTGACTTATTCTTTCCACTGCCCATACGTCTCctttctaaaatgtattttaaatgattagGTAGAAGCCTATTACTCACTATTAATAGGAAATGTAAAGTTGAATGGTATCACCCCGTCAGTGATATTACACCAGCCGTTAGCGGTTGTCGGTGCACTTTCAGATTGGATTTTCTAAAGTTGCCTATAGGCTACACACATAAATGCAGATGATGTTTCAGATCGTGTCAAATTCATAGAAGCTCCAGAGTCATCATGAGAAGGCTGTTGGTTTTTATCTCATGGAGGCTACATCCTCACACGCCTTGTTCACCATCTATCTGCAAAGCTGTGTTTCAGATGGTTTGTTTAATGACTGTTCATAAATGGAGTGAACCAAAAGTCACATCTACAGCAAAACAGAGCAAGTCAAACGAGTCAAATTTACACCAACATTTAGCAAAACTCCAGTCATTGGTTCCAGATTTCCAATgtcagaaatatttttttctctattgTCTATCATGTAATTGATATCTGTTGGTGTTACAAAACAGATATTAGAAGATGTCACCTCAGACTATTGTTTCAAGCATTTAGTCCAAAAgatttttaatttacaaaacaatCGGCATCGTAATTTCAATAACATGCCTTCTTGCTTTGGCTCTGGCCCTGTCTGAGAAATACCGATAAACAGCAGGAGAAGATGAAGGACACTGCAGCATGAGCTTGCACCGAAtccaataaatatatttaaatgcaaaaaacattCGTTTTTGGGCTTTAAGTGATTATTTCTTTTACATGTTGGTGCACATCAATTGCAGCTGTAATTTAAGCTTGTTCAATAATAAATGGTAAACCTAACGAAAAAACAACTATTACCTAGTACCAGACGCTGTGGATGAAATTACTTTTGTATTGGTGTCATGTAATTCCGTGTGAGATGAGCCACTTAGTGGCAAGACACAGATGAACACTTAAACTTCCCATTTACTCTGAAGTAACGGGTTAACCGCATGCAGCTAGGAAGAAGACTTTGTGCCTACATGAAGTTGTGGTCTATATTTTGACAAACGTAGGCTAACCTagtgtaggcctacagtattTTATTAGTACAAAATTACCTCTTATAACCTTTCCATGTTTCCCATTCAATGTTATGTctgcaatatatatattaaatattagtctacaaaattatatttcaaaaaatCTACAGTAATTTAGTATTGAATAGTTACTgctatttcatatttttaaatattcagtgTTGTAAATCAAacccatttttatttaatataaatagGCTACTTGTATTATGATTTCGAATGGAAACTAAACGTCAttacttattttaaaatgtttcatatTAAGTGATCTTGTGACCTATAAACACTAACAGACTATGCAGAATTAAACATTGCTCTCATGTTACAGTTTTTAATTTGACCTTTTTCCTCTCTAGTATGTGTCTAAAAGtcgctgtttttgtttgtgtattgttatataatttatttttggaCATCATCATAGACAAAGAGCTTGTTTGGTttgcttattattttatttgctttCATGATCAGCATGTGCGTGTCTTCTGTTGCAGCTGTCTAGTGGTACTGCCTTCCCAGGGCGGACACCACCACGGCCAGGAACTTCTGGAAAGCTGCCTGAACTTCACCAGTGAAATCCTTACCCAGCTGAGCTGCAACCACAATGGTCAGGCAGTCGGACAGGAGCTGCAACACAGCAAGTATCAGGAAACATCAGCAACATGAAAGGTGGGGCGTTTTTGAATAATCGTTGAATGTGAATAACAAGAGTTGCATTAGTTCCAGAACTTTACTTTGAAATTGTCGGGGTCCACGTGCAGTTTCTCGGAGTGCAGCACGCTCAGCTCGGCATAGGTTGCCTTGATGTCGTCCATGTTCTTCACAGCCCGGTCCAGACCGTGGAGGATAGTTGTTCCGTGTTTTGTAACCATCGGATTTCCCGTGATCGCAGCAGCGTTGTAGAGGTTTCCAAAGTTGCCGAAATATCTCTGAGTCCAGGGGTAGACGATCAGACACCTAAAGGAACACGTACATGTTACAGGGTTGGACTAGAGGATGTAATCTGTGTGCCAAGAAAATGAACATGTGTGATGGTCTGAAACGCATTGTGCACAATGACAGAAAACAGTACACGTATCATGATCCTTTAATATGATCTAGAGTTCCACAAAAATAATGTCTCAAGCACATCATTGTTAATGCAAGATTGAGAAGACTCACCTGGCAAGAGCTGCAGGGCCCACCACCTCATACTGCATCTTAGAGAAGATGTCTGCGATGGTGGCGCGCTCGAAGTCTGTCCATTCAACCATTTTGCTGGCTCTAGAGTCTCCAGTGCAGGTCTGCAGATCAACGACACCAGATGCAACTTTTAAAGCATCCTTTCTCCCCTCCCATAGACAAGCGATTGGATGGGCGGTGGGCTTGCAGGGGACTGTGTCATGGATTTGCAGATACGATAAGGGTAACTTATCTGCACCGCCTAGAATGTTCTAGACAGAAATGAAAACGGCTTAGTGGTGGTATTTCACCCCAATTTACTATTTCTATCCCCTGTCAACATACAATTCAAtgttttgttctaaatggtgcagtttgaaatgaaaagaaaaatggaactGT
The nucleotide sequence above comes from Etheostoma spectabile isolate EspeVRDwgs_2016 chromosome 15, UIUC_Espe_1.0, whole genome shotgun sequence. Encoded proteins:
- the LOC116702924 gene encoding hemoglobin subunit beta-2, whose protein sequence is MVEWTDFERATIADIFSKMQYEVVGPAALARCLIVYPWTQRYFGNFGNLYNAAAITGNPMVTKHGTTILHGLDRAVKNMDDIKATYAELSVLHSEKLHVDPDNFKLLSDCLTIVVAAQLGKDFTGEVQAAFQKFLAVVVSALGRQYH